A section of the bacterium genome encodes:
- a CDS encoding glutamate synthase subunit beta has protein sequence MADPKGFLKHNRKLAPDRPVKERKQDWKEVHLHLKPDELRVQASRCMDCGTPFCQWGCPLGNIMPDWQDLTHRERWKDAIDRLHATNNFPEFTGRLCPAPCEASCVLGINRDPVTIKQIEQHIIDYAFEQGWVQSKPPSERTEKTVAVIGSGPSGLAAAQQLNRAGHLVTIFERADRAGGLLRFGIPDFKLDKSVLDRRLRLMADEGIIFKMGVNVGVDITAEELRAHFDAICLTGGSTIPRDLPVPCRELAGIHFAMPFLTQQNRINAGDTIINPERISAEGKHVVIIGGGDTGADCLGTVIRQGAVEVNQIELLPKPPNERTPEMPWPNWPFILRTSSAHEEGGIRDWSINTKSFSGAKGLVQKLNAVRVEFGEPGTDGRRPMNEVPNSEFEIKADLVLLALGFMHPQKDGLLNLLGIELDARSNVKADTNYMTNIPGIFAAGDMRRGQSLVVWAIMEGREAAHNIDSYLMGSSQLPLTGAKIP, from the coding sequence ATGGCTGATCCAAAAGGCTTCCTCAAACATAATCGCAAGCTTGCGCCAGATAGGCCGGTAAAAGAACGCAAACAGGATTGGAAGGAAGTCCACCTTCATCTTAAGCCTGATGAACTTCGAGTACAGGCTTCTCGATGTATGGATTGCGGCACGCCATTTTGCCAATGGGGCTGCCCCCTTGGTAACATTATGCCCGATTGGCAGGATTTAACGCACCGCGAGCGATGGAAAGATGCTATTGACAGGCTACACGCAACAAACAACTTCCCAGAATTCACCGGCCGTCTCTGCCCTGCCCCTTGTGAAGCTTCATGCGTTCTTGGCATAAACCGTGATCCTGTGACCATTAAGCAAATCGAACAGCACATTATCGACTATGCTTTCGAACAGGGTTGGGTTCAATCCAAACCACCTTCAGAGCGGACCGAAAAGACAGTGGCTGTCATTGGTTCCGGCCCGTCGGGTTTAGCGGCGGCTCAGCAGCTTAATCGAGCGGGGCATTTGGTAACCATTTTCGAACGTGCAGATCGCGCAGGCGGGCTTTTACGATTTGGCATCCCTGATTTTAAGCTCGATAAGAGCGTTTTAGATCGCCGCCTTCGCTTGATGGCTGACGAGGGGATCATCTTCAAGATGGGGGTAAATGTTGGGGTCGATATCACTGCCGAAGAGCTTCGTGCCCATTTTGACGCCATCTGCCTCACTGGCGGATCAACCATTCCCCGTGACCTTCCTGTCCCCTGCCGTGAGTTAGCAGGAATTCACTTTGCGATGCCCTTCCTCACTCAGCAAAACCGAATTAACGCTGGTGATACAATCATCAATCCAGAGCGAATCTCTGCCGAAGGAAAACATGTCGTTATCATCGGCGGGGGTGATACAGGGGCGGATTGTCTTGGCACAGTAATCCGGCAAGGCGCAGTTGAAGTGAACCAAATCGAATTGCTGCCAAAGCCGCCTAACGAGCGAACTCCAGAAATGCCCTGGCCTAACTGGCCTTTCATCCTTCGAACATCGAGCGCCCATGAAGAAGGCGGTATTCGCGATTGGAGCATCAATACCAAGTCATTCAGCGGAGCTAAAGGACTCGTTCAAAAGCTAAATGCTGTCCGAGTTGAATTCGGTGAACCAGGTACTGATGGCCGCCGACCAATGAATGAAGTCCCCAACTCCGAATTCGAAATCAAAGCCGACCTGGTATTGCTGGCGCTAGGATTTATGCATCCCCAAAAAGACGGGCTCCTAAATTTGCTTGGCATCGAACTCGATGCACGCAGCAATGTTAAAGCCGACACCAACTATATGACCAACATCCCAGGCATCTTCGCCGCAGGCGACATGCGTCGTGGCCAATCCCTAGTTGTCTGGGCCATTATGGAAGGGCGTGAAGCTGCCCACAACATAGACTCCTACCTAATGGGCAGTTCCCAGTTACCGCTTACAGGGGCTAAGATACCCTAG